Genomic segment of Nostoc commune NIES-4072:
AATCAAGAGAACACTAATGCAGTTCGACAAAGACTAAAAGAATGGTATCAAGAAGCAGATGCCAAAACAGGAAAAAAAAGAACTGCTATAGATGTAACTAAGTGCTTTGCTCCCCTACTCCAATGGATTTTGAGTATGTGGAACAGTGAAGAAAAATGGCTTCCTCTTGCGGTAGATAGCACTAATATTGGACAACACTTCACGGTTCTTTCTGTTCATGTTCTCTATCGGGGTTGCGGCATTCCTGTAGCTTGGAAAATTGTCAAAGGAACAGAAAAAGGAGCTTGGAAACCTCATTGGCAGCAATTATTCCAATCATTGAAAGATGTTGTTCCTCCGGAAATGCAAGTCGTTGTTTCAGCAGATAGAGGACTCTATGCTGACTGGTTGTTTGACGCAATTTGCGCTTTGAATTGGCATCCTTTTTTACGAATTAATTATACTGGAACATATCAAATTAGAGGAGAGACCGAATGGCAGTTTTTAGATAAACTAGTACAAAAAACAGGGACGAGTTGGTCTGGAATAGTCACCTGTTTTAAAACTAATCCACTCAATTGCACAATACTTGCCCGTTGGGATGAAGGTTACAAAGATCCTTGGTTAATTGTCACGGATTTACTACCCCAACAAGGGGATGCTCTCTGGTATTCTTTACGTTCTTGGATTGAGTGTAGTTATCGGGATATCAAAAGTGATGGTTGGCAGTGGCATAAAACTCGTTTACGAGAACCAAATAGAGCCGAAAGGGTATGGTTAGCTATGGCTGTAGCTACCCTTTGGACTATAACAATTGGCACTGATATAGAGCCACATTACCTAAAT
This window contains:
- a CDS encoding transposase, which translates into the protein MTGSSSLTRVSEFIGRLNQENTNAVRQRLKEWYQEADAKTGKKRTAIDVTKCFAPLLQWILSMWNSEEKWLPLAVDSTNIGQHFTVLSVHVLYRGCGIPVAWKIVKGTEKGAWKPHWQQLFQSLKDVVPPEMQVVVSADRGLYADWLFDAICALNWHPFLRINYTGTYQIRGETEWQFLDKLVQKTGTSWSGIVTCFKTNPLNCTILARWDEGYKDPWLIVTDLLPQQGDALWYSLRSWIECSYRDIKSDGWQWHKTRLREPNRAERVWLAMAVATLWTITIGTDIEPHYLNNLSKELSPNHLDKKQDIPKKTVCKISCFLQGLIHILADLLNGKAISLTGLFPQPYHSTSAAAANTS